The following are from one region of the Rhodopirellula sp. P2 genome:
- a CDS encoding PepSY domain-containing protein, producing MNSNDPPASKPIRRSRKARSKVLMFLRRVHLYVGLFLLPWVFLYGATGAMLNHVGLFPEAVMQQVDASELADSAWADLPDQNELAEQVVDAMRVAAPDSSIELNPDHPPEFTNEIGFQIEDAGIRHAVHLNPVDKSAWVATFPENREPMEPVLLEINRVDLIPNPVKVAEQTVPTVLSAVGIDSTEKLEPLGWSKLNFLANVDGEPVRVTYVLRDGHLDVTRYTGEDGFSPRAFFVRLHTSHGQPPHWNGRRFWSLFIDAMAIAMVTWGVTGLLMWWQIKRTRWIGGIVIAISVVTASAMFFSMMSFYATTKL from the coding sequence ATGAATTCCAACGATCCCCCTGCATCAAAACCGATTCGCCGTTCACGAAAAGCCCGCAGCAAAGTGCTGATGTTTCTGCGGCGAGTTCATCTCTACGTCGGACTGTTTCTTTTGCCGTGGGTGTTTTTGTACGGCGCCACGGGGGCCATGCTCAATCATGTCGGCTTGTTCCCGGAAGCAGTCATGCAGCAAGTCGATGCGAGTGAGTTGGCAGATTCTGCCTGGGCGGATCTCCCGGATCAGAATGAGCTGGCCGAACAAGTTGTCGACGCGATGCGCGTTGCTGCTCCCGATTCATCGATCGAGCTGAATCCCGATCATCCACCCGAATTCACAAACGAAATTGGGTTTCAAATCGAGGACGCGGGGATCCGTCATGCCGTTCATCTGAACCCGGTGGACAAATCGGCTTGGGTGGCGACCTTCCCGGAAAACCGAGAGCCCATGGAACCTGTTCTGCTGGAGATCAACCGCGTTGATCTCATCCCCAACCCAGTGAAAGTTGCTGAGCAAACCGTGCCAACGGTCTTGAGTGCAGTGGGAATCGACTCAACCGAAAAGCTGGAACCTCTAGGATGGAGCAAACTGAACTTCTTAGCCAACGTCGATGGCGAGCCCGTTCGCGTCACCTACGTTCTTCGCGACGGTCATTTGGATGTGACCCGGTACACCGGCGAAGACGGATTTTCACCGCGTGCATTCTTCGTGCGTCTCCACACTTCCCACGGCCAACCGCCCCACTGGAATGGACGCCGTTTTTGGTCGCTGTTCATCGATGCGATGGCAATTGCGATGGTCACCTGGGGCGTGACCGGATTGTTGATGTGGTGGCAGATCAAACGCACTCGTTGGATCGGCGGGATCGTGATCGCAATCAGCGTCGTCACCGCTTCGGCCATGTTTTTCAGCATGATGAGCTTTTACGCCACGACCAAGCTTTGA
- a CDS encoding FG-GAP repeat domain-containing protein yields MNDTGQRTRWVFGLLCLFFPTHSALAQQREFVTSDRLTLGTERLRSASVRLGDLDQDGDLDIVVANGRHWPQQNQILVNQGRAKFSIIRPLGMDQRTTYACELADFDGDGDLDIATGNDLAQGEILLNDGGGRFTLHCEYGDVTSLRSLLPIDLDLDGDVDLIATCRGRPNRIYLNDSQANFEAGPTFGKDSDSTIDVAAGDINGDGHLDLVLANRDRQPNEVLLGNGELRFPQSVPFGSGEDHSRSVAIADLNADGNLDWVIANIGSKNQIFLGDGSGGVMRATDFGSHDSQSYALAIADMNQDDRLDIIVGNLNQPNAVYLRSDNDLNFDEVPFGDASATYGLDVGDLDGDGDAEIVVANSDDLNRIFLNRVTRQ; encoded by the coding sequence ATGAATGACACCGGACAACGTACTCGCTGGGTATTCGGTCTTTTGTGTCTGTTCTTCCCAACGCACTCAGCACTGGCCCAGCAACGCGAATTCGTGACCAGCGACCGTCTGACTCTGGGGACCGAGCGTCTTCGTTCGGCGTCCGTTCGCTTGGGTGATCTCGATCAAGATGGCGACTTGGACATCGTCGTCGCCAACGGTCGGCATTGGCCTCAACAGAACCAAATCCTCGTCAATCAAGGTCGGGCCAAGTTCTCGATCATCCGTCCGCTCGGCATGGATCAACGCACCACCTACGCGTGCGAATTGGCCGACTTCGACGGCGACGGTGACTTGGACATTGCGACCGGCAATGACCTCGCCCAAGGCGAAATTCTCCTGAACGACGGGGGAGGTCGCTTCACCCTTCACTGTGAATACGGCGACGTCACCAGCCTCCGCAGTCTGCTGCCGATTGATCTGGATCTTGACGGGGACGTGGACCTGATCGCAACCTGTCGCGGACGCCCCAATCGCATCTATCTCAATGACAGCCAAGCGAATTTTGAGGCGGGGCCCACTTTCGGGAAAGACAGCGACTCGACCATTGACGTTGCTGCGGGTGACATCAATGGCGATGGACATCTCGACCTGGTCCTGGCCAACCGTGACCGGCAACCCAACGAAGTGCTGTTGGGCAACGGTGAGCTGCGATTCCCCCAGAGCGTGCCGTTTGGATCCGGTGAAGATCATTCACGATCCGTTGCGATCGCGGATCTGAACGCGGACGGAAACTTGGACTGGGTGATTGCGAACATCGGAAGCAAAAACCAAATCTTCTTGGGCGACGGTTCCGGTGGTGTCATGCGTGCGACGGATTTCGGTTCTCACGACAGCCAATCTTACGCGTTGGCAATTGCCGACATGAACCAAGACGATCGACTGGATATCATCGTCGGCAATTTGAACCAACCCAACGCAGTGTACCTGCGCAGCGACAATGATCTGAATTTCGACGAAGTTCCGTTCGGCGATGCTTCTGCAACGTATGGCCTCGATGTCGGCGACCTGGACGGGGATGGCGACGCAGAGATCGTCGTTGCCAACTCCGATGACCTGAACCGCATTTTTCTCAACCGCGTGACCAGACAATGA
- the gpmA gene encoding 2,3-diphosphoglycerate-dependent phosphoglycerate mutase, producing the protein MGKLILLRHGQSVWNRQNRFTGWTDVGLTDQGHQEAHEAGRTLLHDGVEIDIAFTSVLKRAIKTLWLVLETMDQMWVPVERSWRLNERHYGALQGRNKAETAKQLGEDQVLKWRRSFDVRPPLLDITDDRYPGFDRRYALLSESELPRGESLQDTIARCLPYWEATISPALMIGKTVLVVAHGNTIRALRKHLDEISDADIVGMEIPTGSPIVYDAETIREKIARV; encoded by the coding sequence ATGGGAAAACTCATTCTGCTACGTCATGGTCAAAGCGTCTGGAACCGTCAAAACCGGTTCACGGGATGGACCGATGTTGGCTTGACGGACCAAGGGCACCAAGAAGCTCATGAGGCCGGCCGGACACTCCTCCACGATGGTGTGGAAATCGACATCGCGTTCACGTCCGTGTTGAAACGTGCCATCAAAACATTGTGGTTGGTTCTTGAAACCATGGACCAAATGTGGGTGCCGGTGGAACGGTCGTGGCGACTGAACGAACGGCACTACGGTGCCTTGCAGGGGCGGAACAAGGCTGAGACAGCGAAACAGTTGGGGGAGGATCAAGTGTTGAAGTGGAGACGCAGTTTCGACGTCCGCCCACCACTTCTGGATATCACGGATGATCGCTACCCAGGTTTCGATCGTCGCTATGCTTTGCTGTCCGAATCCGAATTGCCACGAGGGGAGAGTTTGCAGGACACGATCGCGCGTTGTCTGCCTTACTGGGAAGCGACGATCTCGCCCGCCTTGATGATCGGAAAGACAGTGTTGGTCGTCGCTCACGGCAACACCATCCGGGCGCTTCGAAAGCATCTCGACGAGATCTCAGACGCGGACATCGTGGGGATGGAAATTCCAACCGGCAGTCCGATCGTCTACGACGCAGAAACGATTCGCGAAAAGATTGCGAGGGTGTGA
- a CDS encoding outer membrane protein assembly factor BamB family protein, with protein sequence MLKPLTSLLTLLLITLTPPLESQSQTTTDWPSFRGPGGRGVAEGSTIPTTWNADPESETTAGMLWETKVPGLGHSSPVIFGDRVFLLTAVPDEGETELNIAAGGNIDAAEDSGAYSWIVLCYDKQTGKELWQQTAHHGEPKATRHSKATHANTSVCVAGDRVVACFGSEGLYCYDLDGKLIWDRDLGVVDVSKYGIGWGYASSPAIHDGRVAVICDDPDHPFVTVLQLSDGEEVWRSDRSEICERSWGSPLIHEVDGVTQMIVNGWPWIVSYDFATGEELWRLEGGGDNPIPTPFVSNGWIYITNAHGGKAPIYVVRPDARGTIKLDSEDESNPLVWSVERGGSYMSTPVVSGDYLYLGNSNGVVRCFHAETGESVFQKRLGKDAGVIASLLAVNGNVICASENGIVYVLKTGPEFEVLAENPMGAPCFATPAVSDGVLFIRTTKRLVAISEPE encoded by the coding sequence ATGCTGAAACCACTGACGAGTCTATTGACGTTGCTCCTCATCACACTGACTCCTCCGTTGGAATCGCAGTCCCAAACCACGACCGATTGGCCCTCCTTCCGAGGACCGGGCGGTCGCGGCGTCGCCGAAGGTTCAACGATCCCGACAACCTGGAACGCAGATCCAGAAAGCGAAACAACCGCTGGGATGCTTTGGGAAACCAAGGTCCCTGGTCTGGGTCACTCCAGCCCGGTGATTTTCGGCGATCGAGTTTTCTTGCTGACCGCGGTTCCTGACGAGGGCGAAACGGAACTCAACATTGCCGCCGGCGGGAACATTGATGCGGCGGAGGACAGCGGTGCCTACAGCTGGATTGTGCTTTGCTACGACAAGCAGACCGGAAAAGAGCTTTGGCAGCAGACTGCTCACCATGGCGAGCCCAAAGCGACTCGGCACAGCAAAGCGACTCATGCGAACACCAGTGTTTGTGTGGCTGGTGACAGGGTGGTGGCATGCTTCGGCTCCGAGGGGCTGTACTGCTACGACCTGGACGGCAAGCTGATCTGGGACCGTGACCTGGGCGTCGTCGATGTCAGCAAATACGGAATCGGTTGGGGCTACGCGAGTTCGCCTGCGATTCACGATGGTCGGGTTGCTGTGATCTGCGACGATCCCGACCACCCCTTCGTGACCGTTTTGCAACTGTCCGACGGCGAAGAAGTCTGGAGGTCGGATCGCTCCGAGATTTGCGAACGCAGTTGGGGATCGCCGCTGATCCACGAGGTTGATGGGGTCACGCAGATGATTGTCAACGGTTGGCCTTGGATTGTGTCGTATGACTTTGCGACCGGCGAAGAGTTGTGGCGACTCGAAGGCGGAGGCGACAATCCTATTCCAACGCCGTTTGTTTCCAATGGTTGGATCTACATCACGAACGCACACGGCGGCAAGGCACCGATCTACGTTGTCCGCCCCGACGCTCGCGGAACGATCAAGCTGGACTCGGAAGACGAATCCAATCCGCTCGTGTGGAGCGTTGAACGGGGTGGGTCTTACATGTCGACACCGGTTGTCTCAGGCGATTACTTGTACCTGGGCAATTCCAACGGAGTGGTGCGTTGCTTCCACGCGGAAACGGGCGAGAGCGTTTTTCAAAAACGACTCGGCAAAGACGCTGGGGTGATCGCTTCGTTGCTGGCCGTGAACGGGAACGTGATCTGTGCGTCCGAAAACGGCATCGTTTACGTCTTGAAAACGGGGCCTGAATTCGAAGTCTTGGCCGAGAACCCCATGGGCGCCCCCTGCTTCGCAACACCGGCGGTCTCCGACGGCGTGTTGTTCATTCGCACCACCAAGCGATTGGTCGCGATCAGCGAACCGGAGTGA
- a CDS encoding ABC1 kinase family protein, which translates to MELIEVPQLIRNAERFREVVTILARHGLADWISGVPSVWRERLRVGRDDESLTTAERIRVAMTDLGTTFIKLGQVLSTREDLVGTELACELAQLRANTPSDPPEAVIAMIESELGAGIDELFSWFDPVALASASIGQVHRATTPEGLDVVVKVQHPGIERRIVNDLQIMQKLAEIAEQQSNRLRQYRPVETIREFQRSLIRELDFHRELQNMNRFRKNFVDEPNVHFATPYPKLSSRRVLTMERLVGVSVSDKEALESSGADLTAIALRGATVFLDMIFRDGFYHADPHPGNLMILPGVPQPDQETSMPRVGILDCGMVGRIDSGLRDDLEAALIASVTSDAASITEIVVRLGEVPLDFDEPALVCEIQDLLDDYADQSLRDFDVTACLRDVIRIIREHRIYLPAKVAMLLKVLGMLEGTAHQLNPDFSLAELLQPYGEQAMRRRLSPRRVYERMKSRVGEWDHLLSILPKDLADVLHSLKQGNFDVHLQHRRLEPVVNRLVMGILTAALFVGSASLWSSGVSPQLFGVSVPGFLGCLLALFMGLRLTWQISRVR; encoded by the coding sequence ATGGAACTGATCGAAGTCCCGCAACTGATCCGCAACGCCGAACGTTTTCGCGAGGTCGTCACGATCCTCGCCCGGCACGGGTTGGCTGATTGGATTTCCGGTGTTCCGTCGGTCTGGCGGGAGCGACTGCGAGTGGGACGCGATGACGAATCGCTCACCACCGCAGAACGCATTCGCGTCGCGATGACGGATTTGGGAACCACGTTCATCAAGCTTGGACAGGTTCTCAGCACTCGTGAGGATCTGGTCGGCACCGAACTGGCGTGCGAGTTGGCACAACTGCGAGCCAATACGCCCAGCGACCCGCCCGAGGCGGTCATTGCGATGATCGAATCCGAGTTGGGAGCGGGCATCGACGAACTGTTTTCCTGGTTCGATCCGGTTGCCCTGGCCTCCGCTTCGATCGGACAGGTTCATCGTGCGACCACACCGGAAGGATTGGACGTCGTCGTCAAGGTCCAGCACCCCGGGATCGAACGGCGGATCGTCAATGATTTGCAGATCATGCAAAAACTGGCCGAAATCGCCGAGCAGCAATCCAACCGGCTTCGGCAGTATCGGCCCGTGGAAACCATTCGTGAGTTCCAACGATCGCTGATTCGCGAATTGGATTTTCATCGCGAACTGCAAAATATGAATCGGTTTCGCAAGAACTTCGTCGACGAACCAAACGTTCATTTCGCGACGCCGTATCCCAAGCTGAGTTCGCGGCGCGTCTTGACGATGGAACGCCTGGTTGGCGTCAGTGTTTCGGACAAGGAAGCCCTGGAGTCATCGGGAGCCGACTTGACGGCGATTGCTTTGCGTGGCGCAACCGTGTTTCTGGACATGATTTTTCGGGACGGCTTTTACCACGCCGATCCACATCCGGGGAACCTGATGATTCTTCCGGGGGTGCCCCAGCCGGATCAGGAAACGTCTATGCCCCGAGTTGGGATTCTCGACTGTGGAATGGTCGGTCGCATCGACAGCGGTCTTCGCGACGATTTGGAAGCCGCCTTGATCGCGTCCGTCACAAGCGACGCTGCCAGCATCACTGAGATCGTCGTGCGACTTGGCGAGGTGCCACTGGATTTTGATGAACCCGCCTTGGTGTGTGAAATTCAAGACTTGTTGGATGACTACGCCGATCAAAGTCTTCGCGACTTCGACGTCACCGCTTGTTTGCGAGATGTCATCCGAATCATTCGCGAGCATCGAATCTACTTGCCCGCCAAGGTCGCGATGTTGTTGAAAGTCTTGGGCATGCTTGAAGGCACCGCTCATCAACTCAATCCCGATTTCAGCCTGGCGGAATTGTTGCAACCTTACGGGGAACAGGCGATGCGTCGACGGTTGTCACCGCGACGTGTTTACGAACGCATGAAATCCCGAGTGGGTGAATGGGACCACTTGTTGAGCATTCTGCCGAAAGATCTCGCGGATGTGCTCCACAGTTTGAAGCAGGGCAACTTTGACGTCCATCTGCAGCATCGTCGCTTGGAACCTGTCGTCAATCGCTTGGTGATGGGAATCTTGACGGCGGCGTTGTTTGTCGGTTCCGCGTCGCTGTGGAGCAGTGGCGTGTCGCCTCAGTTGTTCGGTGTTTCAGTCCCCGGATTTTTGGGGTGTCTGTTGGCGCTGTTCATGGGGCTTCGACTGACCTGGCAAATTTCACGAGTGAGATGA
- a CDS encoding universal stress protein, translated as MNYFENSKILVPIDFSDQSKEAVQTGVKIAGKKENVSVLHVVDPAQLYGLDDNGGYELGGGMAAGTFNWDGASQIDADHEVTAMNQMKESFGSDEFRGVQFFTAVDSPTEGITRFAADHKIDLIVLPSHGRSGVKRLLLGSVAEHVVRAAHCPVLILRR; from the coding sequence ATGAATTACTTTGAAAACAGCAAGATTCTGGTTCCGATCGACTTCTCTGATCAGTCGAAGGAAGCCGTTCAGACAGGCGTCAAGATTGCAGGCAAGAAGGAAAATGTGTCGGTGCTGCATGTGGTGGACCCAGCCCAGTTGTACGGCTTGGACGACAACGGCGGGTATGAACTTGGCGGAGGAATGGCAGCCGGAACGTTCAATTGGGATGGCGCGTCACAAATCGATGCGGATCACGAAGTCACGGCCATGAACCAAATGAAAGAATCGTTTGGCAGCGATGAGTTCCGGGGCGTTCAATTCTTCACTGCCGTTGACAGCCCGACGGAGGGCATCACGCGGTTTGCTGCCGATCACAAGATCGATTTGATCGTGTTGCCATCACACGGTCGCAGCGGCGTGAAGCGATTGCTGCTGGGATCGGTCGCAGAACACGTCGTCCGAGCGGCGCATTGTCCCGTTTTGATTCTGCGACGTTGA
- a CDS encoding DsrE family protein, whose translation MSMTKQMFRIGLVAAALITATAGPSAQAEEKAAVDGSGQKVVVHLSHFTDDLHRCFMAVKVANLMQDYGADVTLFVDLEGVRIAERKQELKFNWGPDSPSLAELYEKFAAGGGKVLVCPHCAKSAHITDPGLKRNADIATLPMLGKMLIEADKVMDY comes from the coding sequence ATGTCGATGACAAAACAAATGTTCCGCATCGGTCTCGTTGCAGCCGCGCTCATCACCGCCACGGCGGGTCCGTCAGCCCAGGCCGAGGAAAAGGCAGCCGTGGACGGGAGTGGTCAAAAGGTCGTGGTGCATCTGTCTCACTTCACCGACGATCTGCACCGCTGCTTCATGGCGGTGAAGGTTGCCAACCTGATGCAAGACTACGGCGCCGACGTGACGCTGTTTGTGGACCTTGAGGGAGTCCGCATTGCCGAACGCAAGCAGGAACTGAAATTCAATTGGGGACCCGACTCGCCATCGCTCGCAGAACTCTACGAGAAGTTTGCAGCTGGCGGCGGCAAAGTCCTGGTGTGCCCGCATTGTGCCAAGTCGGCGCACATCACTGACCCAGGGCTCAAACGCAATGCCGATATCGCAACGCTTCCAATGCTCGGCAAAATGCTGATCGAAGCCGACAAAGTCATGGACTACTGA
- a CDS encoding sulfatase, producing the protein MQRHSAWAIFAFLMVAPSQVSSGDEDRPNVLFIAVDDLRPSIGCYGDPHAITPHMDRLATQGVQFNRAYCQVAVCNPSRASLMTGLRPDKLGVWTLPIHFREAMPDAVTLPQWFRKFGYTAVSHGKIYHNPTPDPPSWSEPIRDLPRLPPFYPDGTRARIQKAQEALPERDWRKNNLRGPSTASPDLPDDQVLDGARTNMAIEDLRRLGQSKEPFFLAMGYIRPHLAWVAPKKYWDMHDPAKLPVLTDQHVPKNSPAYAMHNNSELTHYVDLMDLPKPWDDRVVEPENARHLMHAYYACVSYIDAQIGRLLNALEEEGLADKTIVVLWSDHGWKLGEHRGWGKMTNYEIDARVPLLIAGPGVECAGQQTDQLAELLDLYPTLCELAGIEVPKFVDGASLVPILRNVDAKVHDGAVNQYYRRHEGQQYMGYSIRTNDYRLVEWRDFSTGEVTARELYDHRTDDSETESIIDSAEPSVIDELTALLLATHPRKGLVMTPSIHAQWKPDGSKGKLTFENATDTLVRVLPITSAGRRGKAKRVQPGGKITLNARIGSVYVLESHDGTIQQIQSLSKPTETVVIQRDVPSETGRMLVTPVR; encoded by the coding sequence ATGCAACGACATTCTGCTTGGGCGATTTTCGCGTTTCTGATGGTGGCCCCCTCGCAAGTCTCGAGTGGTGACGAAGATCGCCCGAACGTCTTGTTCATCGCGGTGGACGACCTGCGTCCATCGATCGGGTGCTACGGGGATCCCCACGCGATCACCCCGCACATGGACCGTTTGGCAACGCAAGGCGTGCAGTTCAACCGTGCGTATTGCCAAGTCGCGGTCTGCAACCCATCGCGGGCCAGCTTGATGACCGGATTGCGTCCGGACAAACTCGGTGTGTGGACATTGCCGATCCATTTCCGAGAAGCCATGCCGGACGCGGTGACATTGCCGCAGTGGTTTCGAAAGTTTGGCTACACCGCGGTCAGTCACGGAAAGATCTACCACAACCCGACGCCGGACCCACCATCGTGGAGCGAACCGATTCGAGATCTTCCTCGGCTGCCGCCTTTTTATCCCGACGGCACGCGGGCTCGGATTCAGAAGGCTCAGGAAGCTTTGCCTGAACGCGATTGGCGAAAGAACAATCTTCGTGGCCCCAGCACGGCGTCGCCTGACCTTCCGGACGATCAAGTCCTCGACGGTGCCCGAACCAACATGGCGATTGAGGACCTGCGCCGGCTTGGTCAATCCAAAGAGCCGTTCTTTCTCGCGATGGGTTACATCCGTCCGCACCTTGCCTGGGTCGCACCCAAGAAATACTGGGACATGCATGACCCGGCCAAACTGCCCGTCCTGACGGACCAGCATGTGCCAAAGAACTCGCCCGCCTATGCGATGCACAACAACAGCGAACTGACTCACTATGTCGACTTGATGGATCTGCCAAAACCCTGGGATGACCGTGTCGTCGAACCAGAAAACGCTCGTCATCTGATGCACGCGTATTACGCCTGTGTCAGCTACATCGACGCGCAAATTGGTCGTTTATTGAATGCGCTCGAAGAAGAGGGCTTGGCCGACAAAACGATCGTGGTGCTGTGGAGTGACCATGGTTGGAAACTCGGTGAGCATCGAGGTTGGGGCAAGATGACCAACTACGAGATCGACGCTCGCGTGCCCCTGCTGATCGCGGGGCCAGGTGTGGAATGTGCCGGTCAACAGACCGATCAATTGGCCGAACTGCTCGATCTGTATCCCACGCTGTGCGAGCTGGCTGGTATCGAGGTACCCAAGTTTGTGGATGGTGCGAGTTTGGTGCCGATTCTAAGAAATGTCGACGCCAAGGTTCACGACGGAGCGGTCAACCAGTACTACCGCCGACATGAAGGACAACAATACATGGGTTATTCCATCCGCACCAACGATTATCGATTGGTCGAGTGGCGAGACTTCAGCACCGGAGAAGTCACCGCCCGAGAACTTTACGACCACCGCACGGACGATTCCGAAACCGAAAGCATCATCGATTCCGCCGAACCATCCGTCATCGACGAACTGACCGCGTTGTTGCTGGCCACCCACCCTCGCAAAGGGTTGGTGATGACACCATCGATTCATGCTCAGTGGAAACCGGATGGTTCCAAAGGAAAACTCACCTTCGAGAACGCAACCGACACTTTGGTCCGAGTGCTCCCGATCACATCCGCCGGGCGACGTGGCAAAGCCAAACGCGTTCAGCCAGGCGGTAAGATCACGCTCAACGCGAGGATCGGTTCGGTCTATGTCTTGGAGAGCCACGACGGAACGATTCAACAGATTCAATCGCTGTCTAAACCGACCGAGACCGTCGTCATCCAACGGGACGTGCCCAGTGAAACGGGGCGGATGTTGGTCACTCCGGTTCGCTGA